In the Acidobacteriota bacterium genome, one interval contains:
- a CDS encoding galactose mutarotase, with amino-acid sequence MALTSAVFLAHAACSSSAPGDSAPAPAAPAASVTRAAFGTLPDGTAIEVFTLTNAHGLVVRAITYGGIIVSLHAPDRDGRLDDIVLGYDTVDGYVKDNSPYFGAIIGRFGNRIAKGTFSLDGQAYTLATNNGPNHLHGGLQGFDKVVWTGESASTDRGPSVTFSRTSPDGEEGYPGALTARVTYTLTDRNELIVDYHATTDKPTIVNLTQHSYFNLAGQGARDILGHELQVVADRYTPVDSTLIPTGELAPVEATPFDFREPTAIGARIDADHPQIKAGLGYDHNFVLTRSGDGLEVAARVVEPTTGRTLEVATTEPGLQFYSGNFLDGSITGKAGRVYQHRYGFCLETQHFPDSPNQPAFPSVVLRPGEEYRTQTVFTFGVAR; translated from the coding sequence ATGGCTCTGACCTCCGCCGTCTTCCTCGCCCACGCGGCGTGCAGCTCGTCTGCGCCAGGCGACTCCGCCCCAGCCCCCGCGGCGCCCGCGGCCAGCGTCACCCGCGCCGCCTTCGGCACCCTGCCCGACGGCACGGCCATCGAGGTCTTCACCCTCACCAACGCCCACGGTCTCGTCGTCCGCGCCATCACCTATGGCGGCATCATCGTGTCGCTGCACGCGCCAGACCGGGACGGCCGCCTCGACGACATCGTGCTCGGCTACGACACGGTCGATGGCTACGTGAAAGACAACTCGCCCTACTTCGGCGCGATCATCGGGCGCTTCGGCAACCGCATTGCCAAGGGCACCTTCTCGCTCGACGGTCAGGCCTACACGCTCGCCACCAACAACGGTCCCAACCACCTGCACGGTGGTCTGCAGGGTTTCGACAAGGTCGTGTGGACCGGCGAGAGCGCTTCGACCGACCGCGGACCGTCGGTGACCTTCTCGCGCACCAGCCCCGACGGCGAGGAAGGGTATCCCGGCGCGCTGACCGCGCGCGTGACCTACACCCTCACCGATCGCAACGAGCTCATCGTCGACTACCACGCGACCACCGACAAGCCCACGATCGTCAACCTGACGCAGCACAGCTACTTCAACCTCGCCGGGCAGGGCGCGCGCGACATCCTGGGCCACGAGCTGCAGGTTGTCGCCGACCGCTACACGCCGGTCGATTCGACGCTCATTCCGACGGGCGAGCTCGCGCCGGTCGAGGCGACGCCGTTCGACTTCCGTGAGCCGACGGCCATCGGCGCCCGCATCGATGCCGACCACCCGCAGATCAAGGCCGGCCTGGGCTACGACCACAACTTCGTGCTGACCCGGTCGGGAGACGGGCTCGAGGTCGCGGCGCGGGTGGTCGAGCCCACCACCGGTCGGACGCTGGAGGTGGCCACCACCGAGCCGGGCCTGCAGTTCTACTCGGGCAATTTCCTCGACGGCAGCATCACCGGGAAGGCGGGCCGCGTCTACCAGCACCGCTACGGCTTCTGCCTCGAGACGCAGCACTTCCCCGACTCACCGAACCAGCCGGCGTTCCCGTCGGTGGTGTTGCGACCCGGCGAGGAGTACCGCACGCAGACCGTGTTCACCTTCGGCGTGGCGCGCTGA
- the galK gene encoding galactokinase, translated as MITNEPFSGSTTGADRPTTVAARAADRLRRRTGRAAHGVAFAPGRVNLIGEHTDYNDGFVLPMALELGVAVAFGSRGERVLHVDAVAFDETGTIALDALEPRTLEGWPGYVGAVAWALEQDGRTVGGADLAIASDLPMGAGLSSSAALEVAVARALCEVAGVPWDPVWAARLCQRAENEFVGMACGIMDQLAASASREGTALLVDCRSLALEPVPIPGDLLVVVMDTAVTRSLTSSAYNNRRAACERVVEAIRMEEPDVRALRDVDIGMLGAFRDRVDEIDWQRARHVVQEIARPPALATALREDDRAAVARLMRESHASLRDLYEVSCPELDAMVEIAQAHCACVGARMTGGGFGGCAVAIVEQAGAKDFVARVAAGYRERTGRAGRLFTTRPGGGARLLRP; from the coding sequence GTGATCACGAATGAGCCATTCAGCGGATCGACGACCGGCGCCGATCGACCCACCACGGTCGCGGCGCGGGCGGCGGATCGACTGAGGCGCCGGACGGGCCGCGCGGCGCACGGCGTCGCCTTCGCGCCGGGCCGCGTCAATCTGATCGGCGAGCACACCGACTACAACGACGGGTTCGTGCTGCCGATGGCGCTCGAGTTGGGCGTCGCCGTGGCGTTCGGCTCACGAGGCGAACGCGTGCTGCACGTGGACGCCGTGGCGTTCGATGAGACGGGGACGATCGCGCTCGATGCCCTCGAGCCACGTACGCTTGAGGGGTGGCCAGGCTATGTCGGCGCCGTGGCGTGGGCGCTCGAGCAGGACGGCCGCACGGTCGGTGGGGCCGATCTCGCGATTGCTAGCGACCTGCCGATGGGTGCCGGGCTCTCCTCGTCTGCCGCCCTCGAGGTCGCGGTGGCGCGCGCGCTCTGCGAGGTGGCCGGCGTGCCATGGGACCCGGTGTGGGCCGCACGGCTCTGCCAGCGCGCCGAGAACGAGTTCGTCGGCATGGCCTGCGGCATCATGGACCAGCTCGCCGCCTCCGCATCGCGCGAAGGCACGGCGCTGCTCGTCGACTGCCGTTCGCTCGCGCTCGAGCCCGTGCCGATCCCCGGCGACCTCCTCGTCGTGGTGATGGACACCGCCGTGACGCGATCGCTCACGTCGAGCGCGTACAACAATCGACGCGCAGCCTGCGAGCGCGTCGTCGAGGCGATCCGCATGGAAGAGCCCGACGTGCGGGCGCTTCGCGACGTCGACATCGGGATGCTCGGGGCGTTCCGTGATCGCGTGGACGAGATCGACTGGCAGCGCGCCCGTCACGTCGTTCAGGAGATCGCGCGCCCGCCGGCGCTGGCCACCGCGCTGCGGGAAGACGACCGCGCGGCCGTGGCGCGTCTGATGCGCGAGTCGCACGCGAGCCTGCGCGACCTCTACGAGGTCTCGTGCCCCGAGCTCGATGCGATGGTGGAGATCGCGCAAGCGCACTGCGCGTGCGTGGGCGCGCGGATGACGGGCGGCGGCTTTGGTGGGTGCGCCGTGGCGATCGTCGAGCAGGCTGGAGCCAAGGACTTCGTCGCCCGCGTTGCGGCTGGCTACCGCGAGCGCACGGGCCGCGCAGGGCGTCTCTTCACCACACGCCCCGGCGGCGGGGCGCGGCTGCTACGTCCGTAG
- a CDS encoding UDP-glucose--hexose-1-phosphate uridylyltransferase: MRLDGPHRRYNPLLDEWVLVSPQRLGRPWQGQVDDEAGEASVSYDPACYLCPGNVRANGARNPAYAHTFVFDNDFPAIVSETASEAMDEGLLRAVPERGVCRVVCFSPRHDLTLSRMDVADIGRVVDCWADEVATLGESGTIGYVQVFENRGAMMGCSNPHPHGQIWATEHVPGIPARKLDAQRRYFAAHGTDLVGDYLARELAGGERVVCSNEHWVALVPFWAVWPFETMLVPRRRVADLVALADDERQALADIVKRLGARYDNLFRTPFPYSMGWHGAPTDGAWHPYLRLHATYLPPLLRSATVRKFLVGYELTAEPQRDLTAEVAAARLREMSERHYRDHE; this comes from the coding sequence ATGCGCCTCGATGGCCCGCATCGTCGGTACAACCCGCTGCTCGATGAGTGGGTGCTCGTGTCGCCGCAGCGGCTCGGGCGCCCCTGGCAGGGGCAGGTCGACGACGAGGCCGGCGAGGCGTCGGTGTCGTACGACCCGGCGTGTTACCTGTGTCCGGGCAACGTGCGCGCCAACGGCGCGCGCAATCCCGCCTACGCGCACACCTTCGTCTTCGACAACGACTTCCCCGCCATCGTCTCGGAGACGGCGTCCGAGGCGATGGACGAAGGCCTGCTCAGGGCCGTGCCCGAGCGGGGCGTGTGCCGCGTGGTGTGCTTCAGTCCGCGGCACGACCTCACGCTCTCGCGCATGGACGTGGCCGACATCGGGCGGGTGGTCGACTGCTGGGCCGACGAGGTCGCGACGCTCGGCGAGAGCGGCACGATTGGCTACGTGCAGGTCTTCGAGAACCGCGGCGCGATGATGGGCTGCAGCAACCCGCATCCGCACGGGCAGATCTGGGCCACGGAGCACGTGCCCGGCATTCCCGCCCGGAAGCTCGATGCGCAGCGGCGGTACTTCGCGGCGCACGGTACCGATCTCGTCGGCGACTACCTTGCGCGCGAGCTGGCGGGCGGCGAGCGCGTCGTCTGTTCGAACGAACACTGGGTGGCGCTCGTGCCGTTCTGGGCCGTGTGGCCCTTCGAGACGATGCTGGTGCCCCGGCGGCGCGTCGCCGACCTCGTGGCGTTGGCCGACGACGAGCGCCAGGCGCTCGCCGACATCGTCAAGCGCCTCGGCGCGCGGTACGACAACCTGTTCCGCACGCCCTTTCCGTACTCGATGGGATGGCACGGCGCGCCCACCGATGGCGCGTGGCATCCGTACTTGCGGTTGCACGCGACGTACCTGCCGCCGCTCCTGCGGTCGGCGACGGTGCGGAAGTTCCTCGTGGGCTACGAGCTCACCGCGGAGCCTCAGCGCGACCTCACGGCCGAGGTCGCGGCCGCGCGGCTGCGCGAGATGTCGGAGCGGCACTACCGTGATCACGAATGA
- a CDS encoding sodium:solute symporter — translation MATLDWLVIAGYFAVLGALTWWVVKKNKDTADDYFLAGRNLGWWVVGASIFASNIGSEHLVGLAGSGATDGVAMAHYELHAWCLLVLGWVLVPFYLRSKVFTMPEFLERRFSPASRWVLSIISLVAYVLTKIAVGIFAGGIVFATLLPELSVTLGSITFNAFWVGSVLVVLLTGLYTVLGGLRAVAYTEAVQTLVLIIGSLMLTAFGLAKLGGWSEFRAALDPDMFNLWKPLIPEGVEGTWAPVKESGRMAWYFNTNYPWLGMLFCAPIIGLWYWCTDQYIVQRALGAPSEREARRGAIFAATLKLLPVFIFIIPGMIALALARTGQFDALSPLVDAQGHVVPASAQAAFPLLVQAVMPIGLRGVVVAGLLAALMSSLAGVFNASSTLFTMDFYRKLHPTATQHQLVWIGRVATTVMVAIGLFWIPVIQGARGLYEYLQGVQSYLAPPIFAVFFLGVFMKRLNGAGCLWALVVGFLLGVFRLAVDTPVTLKLAGFEGGYEVGSFFWIVNNIYFQYYSLLIFVVSAAVLIGVSYATTQPPKEQLAGLTYATVTEEHRRETRASWDKNDVLSSALVMVLIVIAYMYFRG, via the coding sequence ATGGCGACACTCGACTGGCTCGTGATTGCCGGCTACTTCGCGGTCCTCGGCGCGCTCACCTGGTGGGTCGTCAAGAAGAACAAGGACACCGCCGACGACTACTTCCTGGCGGGGCGCAACCTGGGCTGGTGGGTGGTCGGCGCGTCGATCTTCGCCTCGAACATCGGCTCGGAGCACCTCGTGGGGCTCGCCGGGTCGGGTGCGACCGACGGCGTCGCCATGGCGCACTACGAGCTGCACGCCTGGTGCCTGCTCGTGCTCGGCTGGGTGCTCGTGCCCTTCTACCTCAGGTCGAAGGTCTTCACGATGCCCGAGTTCCTCGAGCGGCGGTTCTCGCCGGCCTCGCGGTGGGTGCTGTCGATCATCTCGCTCGTCGCCTACGTGCTCACGAAAATCGCCGTCGGCATCTTCGCCGGGGGCATCGTCTTCGCCACGCTCCTGCCCGAGCTGAGCGTCACGCTCGGCTCGATCACGTTCAACGCCTTCTGGGTCGGCTCGGTGCTCGTGGTGCTGCTGACGGGGCTCTACACGGTGCTCGGCGGCCTGCGGGCGGTGGCCTACACCGAGGCCGTGCAGACGCTGGTGCTCATCATCGGGTCGCTGATGCTGACGGCGTTCGGCCTCGCGAAGCTCGGTGGCTGGAGCGAGTTCCGCGCCGCGCTCGACCCCGACATGTTCAACCTCTGGAAGCCGCTCATCCCCGAGGGGGTCGAAGGGACGTGGGCACCCGTCAAGGAGAGCGGGCGCATGGCGTGGTACTTCAACACCAACTACCCGTGGCTCGGCATGCTCTTCTGCGCGCCGATCATCGGGTTGTGGTACTGGTGCACCGATCAGTACATCGTGCAGCGCGCCCTCGGCGCGCCGAGCGAGCGCGAGGCGCGGCGGGGTGCGATCTTCGCGGCGACGCTCAAGCTGCTGCCCGTCTTCATCTTCATCATCCCGGGCATGATTGCGCTCGCGCTCGCGCGCACGGGACAGTTCGACGCGCTCAGCCCGCTCGTCGACGCGCAGGGCCACGTCGTCCCCGCGTCGGCGCAGGCGGCCTTCCCGCTGCTCGTGCAGGCGGTGATGCCGATCGGTCTGCGCGGCGTCGTCGTGGCGGGCCTGCTCGCCGCGCTCATGAGCTCGCTCGCGGGGGTGTTCAACGCCTCGTCGACGCTCTTCACGATGGACTTCTACCGCAAGCTGCACCCGACGGCCACGCAGCACCAGCTCGTGTGGATCGGCCGCGTGGCGACGACGGTGATGGTGGCGATCGGGCTCTTCTGGATTCCCGTGATCCAGGGCGCGCGCGGCCTCTACGAGTACCTGCAGGGCGTGCAGTCGTATCTCGCGCCGCCCATCTTCGCGGTGTTCTTCCTCGGCGTCTTCATGAAGCGGCTGAACGGCGCCGGCTGCCTCTGGGCGCTCGTCGTCGGCTTCCTGCTCGGCGTGTTCCGCCTCGCCGTCGACACGCCGGTGACGCTGAAGCTGGCCGGATTCGAGGGCGGCTACGAGGTCGGCTCTTTTTTCTGGATCGTGAACAACATCTACTTCCAGTACTACAGCCTGCTCATCTTCGTCGTGTCGGCCGCAGTGCTGATCGGCGTGAGCTATGCGACCACCCAGCCGCCGAAGGAGCAGTTGGCGGGTCTGACCTACGCGACGGTCACCGAGGAGCACAGACGCGAGACGCGCGCGAGCTGGGACAAGAACGACGTGCTGAGCTCGGCGCTCGTGATGGTGCTGATCGTCATCGCCTACATGTACTTCCGCGGCTGA
- the araD gene encoding L-ribulose-5-phosphate 4-epimerase AraD, translating to MIAQALREEVYRANIALSATGLVLGTFGNVSGVDRAAGLLAIKPSGVPYEALTPEHMVPVSLETGEVVDSSLRPSSDTPTHLELYRAFACGGIVHTHSEFATTLAQARLPVRCMGTTHADHFRGDVPVTRSMRADEVESDYERNTGLVIVETFATAGVSPDEVPAVLVANHGPFAWGPTPRAAVELAQVLEFLARMDVMSRAIAPEAPRPAPYLTDRHYLRKHGSHAYYGQKSGR from the coding sequence ATGATCGCTCAGGCACTGCGTGAAGAGGTCTACCGCGCCAACATCGCGCTCTCGGCCACCGGCCTCGTGCTCGGCACGTTCGGCAACGTGTCGGGTGTCGACCGGGCGGCGGGCCTCCTGGCCATCAAGCCGAGCGGCGTGCCCTACGAGGCGCTGACGCCGGAGCACATGGTGCCCGTCTCGCTCGAGACCGGCGAGGTCGTCGACTCGTCGCTGCGCCCCTCGTCGGACACGCCCACGCACCTCGAGTTGTATCGCGCGTTCGCGTGCGGCGGCATCGTCCACACGCATTCCGAGTTCGCGACGACGTTGGCGCAGGCGCGGCTGCCGGTGCGTTGCATGGGCACGACACACGCCGACCATTTCCGCGGCGACGTGCCCGTGACCCGGTCGATGCGGGCCGACGAGGTCGAGTCGGACTACGAGCGGAACACGGGCCTCGTGATTGTGGAGACGTTCGCCACGGCGGGCGTCTCGCCGGACGAGGTGCCGGCGGTGCTCGTGGCCAACCACGGGCCGTTTGCGTGGGGCCCGACGCCGAGGGCGGCGGTGGAGCTCGCGCAGGTGCTCGAGTTCCTCGCGCGCATGGACGTCATGTCGCGGGCGATCGCGCCCGAGGCGCCGCGGCCCGCGCCGTACCTGACCGACAGGCACTACCTGAGGAAGCACGGGTCGCACGCGTACTACGGCCAGAAGTCGGGCCGGTGA
- a CDS encoding ribulokinase: MKRAFTIGVDYGTNSVRAVVVDCDTGRTIATHVFDYPSGEQGILIDPRDPHLARQHPGDYVEGLRASVTRALDAADADADFSRPAVIGIGVDTTGSTPMPVDARARPLALDPTWASNLAAQAWLWKDHTAAAEAAAITATAREHAPYLLAPIGGTYSSEWFWSKIWRCLKIAPEVFDAAASWVELADFIPALLAGIDDARAIPRGICPAGHKALYSESWGGLPPKEFLARLDPKLADLRDRLYERADAADRPAGHLCEPWAATFGLRPGLPIAMGAFDAHYGAIGAGVRTGTLVKIIGTSTCDCAIAPADDQQTEIPGICGIVRGSILPGYDGIEAGQSAVGDILKWWVEEICQGDEALHAALSAEAAALAPGQSGLVALDWNNGNRTILVDPRLTGLVVGQTLHTTRAEVYRALIEATAFGARAIIERLTSCGVPIDRVVCCGGIAEKNALFMQIYADVLGSPMLVSGSPQTPALGSAIAAAVAAGAAAGGYDTFDAAQARMAAPEARRYDPAPAAQAVYADVYGIYRELHDTFGGVPGATADLPTLMKRLLAIRERVVAAVPVAEATPQS; this comes from the coding sequence ATGAAGCGGGCGTTCACCATCGGCGTCGACTACGGCACCAACTCCGTTCGAGCTGTCGTCGTCGACTGCGACACCGGGCGAACCATCGCCACGCACGTGTTCGACTACCCGTCGGGCGAACAGGGGATCCTGATCGATCCGCGCGATCCGCATCTCGCCAGGCAGCATCCCGGCGACTACGTGGAAGGACTACGCGCCTCGGTGACCCGCGCGCTCGACGCCGCGGATGCCGATGCCGACTTCTCGCGGCCGGCCGTGATCGGCATTGGCGTCGATACGACCGGGTCGACCCCGATGCCGGTCGACGCGCGCGCCCGGCCGCTCGCGCTCGATCCGACATGGGCCTCGAACCTCGCGGCCCAGGCCTGGCTGTGGAAGGACCACACGGCGGCGGCTGAGGCGGCCGCCATCACGGCCACCGCGCGCGAGCACGCGCCGTACCTGCTGGCGCCCATCGGCGGCACCTACTCGTCGGAGTGGTTCTGGTCGAAGATCTGGCGATGCCTGAAAATCGCGCCCGAGGTGTTCGACGCGGCAGCGAGTTGGGTCGAGCTGGCCGACTTCATCCCCGCCCTGTTGGCCGGGATCGACGACGCGCGGGCCATCCCGCGAGGTATCTGCCCGGCCGGTCACAAGGCCCTCTACTCGGAGTCCTGGGGCGGTCTTCCACCCAAAGAGTTCCTGGCCCGGCTCGACCCGAAGCTGGCCGACCTGCGCGATCGGCTCTACGAAAGGGCCGACGCGGCCGATCGACCTGCCGGCCACCTCTGTGAGCCCTGGGCGGCCACGTTCGGGCTCCGGCCGGGCCTGCCGATCGCGATGGGCGCATTCGACGCGCACTACGGGGCGATTGGCGCCGGGGTGAGGACGGGCACGCTCGTCAAGATCATCGGTACCTCGACGTGCGACTGTGCCATCGCGCCGGCGGACGACCAGCAGACGGAGATTCCCGGGATCTGCGGTATCGTGCGCGGGTCGATCCTGCCCGGCTACGACGGCATCGAGGCCGGCCAGTCGGCAGTCGGCGACATCCTGAAGTGGTGGGTCGAGGAGATCTGCCAGGGCGACGAGGCGCTGCACGCGGCGCTGTCGGCGGAGGCGGCGGCACTCGCGCCAGGGCAGTCGGGGCTCGTCGCCCTCGACTGGAACAACGGCAACCGGACCATCCTCGTCGATCCCCGGCTGACGGGCCTCGTCGTGGGGCAGACGCTCCACACGACGCGCGCCGAGGTGTATCGCGCGCTCATCGAGGCCACGGCGTTCGGCGCGCGCGCGATCATCGAACGGCTGACGAGCTGCGGCGTGCCCATCGATCGGGTCGTCTGCTGCGGCGGCATCGCGGAGAAGAACGCGCTCTTCATGCAGATCTACGCCGACGTGCTCGGCTCGCCGATGCTGGTGTCGGGGTCGCCGCAGACGCCGGCGCTCGGGTCGGCGATTGCGGCGGCGGTGGCCGCTGGCGCGGCGGCTGGCGGCTACGACACCTTCGACGCCGCACAGGCGCGCATGGCGGCGCCGGAAGCCCGGCGTTACGATCCGGCGCCAGCCGCGCAGGCCGTCTACGCCGATGTGTACGGGATCTATCGCGAGCTGCACGACACCTTTGGCGGCGTGCCCGGCGCCACGGCCGACCTGCCGACGCTGATGAAACGGCTGCTCGCCATTCGCGAGCGGGTCGTCGCCGCCGTGCCGGTGGCCGAGGCAACCCCACAATCGTGA
- a CDS encoding LacI family DNA-binding transcriptional regulator yields the protein MSPTSPRRSVAFRRPVGIKDIARALGVSTGTVDRALHAKPGINPMTRTRVLRMAESLGYRPNLAARHLKSRRVVRISVHLPREIALFWDSLREGIRQAAAPFAPTLEVDFESYPRLGEGDVPLFERALGEGTNGLIVAPGDPVALRPWIRVAAQRSIPVVCVVTDAPDTQRLTSISADPYTVGAVAGEFLSRCLPQGGPVAFFTGWLSTQDHADKLRGFEASTQALGGHLRLAGVVEAHDDERECRQHALHLLRAQPDLKGVYVSTVNSLPVLRAAQELGRLDDLTIITTDLFPELVDWIRSGRVAATVYQRPISQGRLALRALYEFIVHGTCPPSRINVVPHLVMRSNLDFFLERLPVEGDVLAAPLDEPASSTARATVLTLGANG from the coding sequence ATGAGCCCGACCTCCCCCCGCCGCTCCGTGGCCTTCCGGCGTCCCGTCGGCATCAAGGACATCGCCCGCGCGCTCGGCGTCTCGACCGGCACGGTCGACCGTGCGCTGCACGCCAAGCCCGGCATCAACCCGATGACCAGGACGCGCGTGCTCCGCATGGCCGAGTCGCTCGGCTACCGGCCAAATCTCGCCGCGCGGCACCTCAAGTCCCGCCGGGTGGTGCGCATCTCGGTCCACCTGCCCCGCGAGATTGCCCTCTTCTGGGACTCATTGCGCGAGGGCATCCGCCAGGCCGCCGCGCCGTTTGCGCCGACGCTCGAGGTCGACTTCGAGAGCTACCCGCGTCTTGGCGAGGGCGACGTGCCACTCTTCGAGCGCGCGCTCGGCGAGGGGACCAACGGCCTGATCGTGGCCCCAGGCGACCCCGTCGCGCTTCGCCCCTGGATCAGGGTGGCCGCCCAGCGCAGCATTCCTGTCGTCTGCGTGGTCACCGACGCGCCCGATACCCAGCGGCTGACGTCCATCTCGGCCGACCCGTACACCGTGGGCGCCGTGGCCGGCGAGTTCCTGTCGCGCTGCCTGCCGCAGGGTGGTCCGGTGGCGTTCTTCACCGGCTGGCTGTCGACGCAGGACCACGCCGACAAACTCCGGGGCTTCGAGGCCAGCACGCAGGCGCTCGGCGGCCATCTCCGTCTCGCGGGGGTCGTCGAGGCCCACGACGACGAGCGGGAGTGCCGCCAGCACGCGCTCCATCTCCTGAGAGCGCAGCCCGACTTGAAGGGCGTCTACGTGAGCACCGTCAACTCACTGCCCGTGCTGCGCGCGGCGCAGGAACTCGGCCGCCTCGACGACCTCACGATCATCACGACGGACCTCTTCCCCGAGCTCGTCGACTGGATCCGGTCGGGCCGGGTGGCCGCCACCGTCTACCAGCGGCCAATCAGCCAGGGGCGGCTGGCCTTGCGTGCGCTCTACGAGTTCATCGTCCACGGCACGTGCCCGCCGTCGCGCATCAACGTCGTGCCGCACCTCGTGATGCGCAGCAACCTCGATTTCTTCCTCGAGCGGCTCCCGGTCGAGGGCGACGTCCTGGCGGCGCCACTCGACGAACCGGCCTCGAGCACGGCGCGCGCGACGGTGCTCACGCTCGGCGCGAACGGTTGA
- a CDS encoding threonine dehydratase, whose protein sequence is MIGLDDSLTLDELESAARVVYAVMPPTPQYRWPLLCERLGTEVWVKHENHTPVGAFKVRGGLVYFDALVRSSARPAGVISATRGNHGQSVAFAAALHDLPATIVVPHGNSREKNAAMRALGATLIEHGDDFQAAREFAEALAKERSLHAVPSFHPRLVAGVATYSLELFRAVDHLDVVYVPIGMGSGICGMLAARDALGLATEIVGVVSAHATAYAESFAIGHTVERPATTALADGMACRVPEPGALARIRRGVERIVQVDDDEVARAMRLIFACTHNTAEGAGAAGVAAALQEARRLTGRRVAVVLSGGNVDSGVFAGVLAGGSGR, encoded by the coding sequence ATGATTGGGCTCGACGATTCGCTCACGCTCGACGAGCTCGAATCGGCCGCACGTGTGGTCTACGCCGTGATGCCGCCGACCCCGCAGTACCGCTGGCCGCTGCTCTGCGAGCGGCTCGGCACCGAGGTCTGGGTCAAGCACGAGAACCACACGCCGGTCGGCGCATTCAAGGTCCGTGGGGGCCTCGTCTACTTCGACGCCCTCGTCCGGTCGTCGGCTCGGCCCGCGGGGGTGATCAGCGCGACGCGCGGCAATCACGGCCAGTCGGTCGCCTTCGCCGCCGCCCTTCACGACCTCCCGGCCACGATCGTCGTGCCGCACGGCAACAGCCGCGAGAAGAACGCGGCGATGCGGGCGCTCGGGGCCACGCTCATCGAGCACGGCGACGACTTCCAGGCCGCCAGGGAGTTCGCGGAGGCGCTGGCCAAGGAGCGTTCGCTCCACGCCGTGCCCTCGTTCCATCCGCGGCTCGTCGCCGGCGTCGCCACCTACAGCCTCGAGCTGTTCCGTGCGGTGGACCACCTCGACGTTGTCTATGTGCCGATCGGGATGGGGTCGGGCATCTGCGGCATGCTGGCCGCGCGCGATGCGCTGGGCCTCGCCACCGAGATTGTCGGCGTCGTGTCGGCGCACGCCACCGCCTATGCCGAATCGTTCGCCATCGGGCATACGGTCGAGAGGCCGGCCACCACGGCCCTGGCCGATGGCATGGCCTGCCGCGTGCCGGAGCCGGGCGCCCTCGCGCGGATCCGGCGGGGCGTCGAGCGGATCGTGCAGGTCGACGACGACGAGGTGGCGCGGGCGATGCGGCTGATCTTCGCCTGCACGCACAACACGGCCGAGGGCGCGGGAGCCGCCGGTGTCGCTGCCGCACTGCAGGAGGCTCGCCGGCTGACGGGTCGACGGGTGGCCGTCGTCCTGTCTGGCGGCAACGTCGACAGCGGTGTCTTCGCCGGCGTGCTGGCCGGAGGGTCGGGGCGCTGA
- a CDS encoding methyltransferase domain-containing protein produces the protein MPRVDYDRIAALYDERLRDHALDRDLVDLLEARRAAVSTPARVLDIGCGTGKQIAVDREQLTGVHFVGVDRSAAMLRIARSRCPGATWVRADGVRLPFAASTFDYACSQFSYHHIGRTRRLLAEAFRVLRPNGRFSMTNIDPWGMRGWLVYRYFPEAFEADQRDFHAVDDFVAWMRHAGFDDVRVRRTDLSKVERLGAFLSYASARHRASQLMTISDAAYAAGLRCLEHAVAREGDVEVASPFVLVTITGDKTAVSGAP, from the coding sequence GTGCCGAGGGTCGACTACGATCGGATCGCCGCACTCTACGACGAACGCCTGCGCGACCACGCGCTCGATCGTGACCTCGTCGACCTGCTCGAAGCGCGGAGAGCGGCGGTCTCGACACCGGCACGCGTGCTCGACATCGGCTGTGGGACGGGAAAGCAGATCGCCGTCGATCGGGAGCAACTCACGGGCGTCCACTTCGTCGGGGTCGATCGGTCGGCCGCGATGCTGCGCATCGCGAGGTCACGATGCCCGGGGGCGACCTGGGTCCGCGCCGATGGCGTGCGGCTCCCGTTTGCCGCCTCGACCTTCGATTACGCGTGCAGCCAGTTCTCGTACCACCACATCGGCCGGACGCGTCGCCTGCTCGCCGAGGCGTTTCGCGTGCTGCGGCCGAACGGACGCTTCTCGATGACGAACATCGACCCGTGGGGGATGCGCGGCTGGCTCGTCTATCGCTACTTTCCCGAAGCCTTCGAGGCCGACCAGCGCGACTTCCATGCTGTCGACGACTTCGTCGCGTGGATGCGGCACGCCGGCTTCGACGACGTGCGCGTGCGGCGCACCGATCTGTCGAAGGTGGAACGGCTGGGGGCCTTCCTGTCGTACGCGTCGGCGAGGCATCGCGCGTCGCAGCTCATGACGATCTCCGATGCCGCCTACGCGGCGGGCCTGCGCTGTCTCGAGCACGCGGTGGCCCGCGAGGGTGACGTGGAGGTTGCCTCGCCGTTCGTTCTCGTCACCATCACCGGCGACAAGACGGCGGTGTCGGGCGCGCCCTGA